From Chryseobacterium sp. H1D6B, a single genomic window includes:
- a CDS encoding phytase, whose product MLINCTGQNQLGKNIKPDVITEPVAHDTDDPAIWINPKNASKSIIIGTDKDSDGGLYAFDLNGKIINKVTGLKRPNNVDIEYGFTLDGHKIDIAALTERETNKVKLYALPELKEVGEFTVFDGETERSPMGISMYKNPKTNEIFVIAGRKSGPSGSYLWQYKLSEKDGRITGEAVRKFGKYSGLKEIESIAVDDELGYVYYSDEQFGVHQYYADPAKGNEELLVFGKNDFKSDVEGISIYPTSPSEGYILVSNQQNNTFNVYLRENPSKGRVAEIPVSTLESDGSEVTNVNLGPKFPKGIFVAMSNGRVFHIYDWRTVEERIKSQMKP is encoded by the coding sequence ATGCTTATCAACTGTACAGGACAAAATCAGTTGGGAAAAAATATAAAACCGGATGTTATTACAGAGCCTGTTGCTCATGATACTGATGATCCTGCGATCTGGATCAATCCGAAAAATGCCTCAAAAAGTATAATTATAGGAACGGATAAAGATTCGGACGGCGGTTTATATGCATTCGATCTGAACGGAAAAATTATTAATAAAGTCACAGGCCTGAAGCGCCCGAATAATGTAGATATAGAATACGGTTTTACGCTGGACGGCCATAAAATTGATATTGCCGCTCTTACAGAAAGAGAAACCAATAAAGTAAAACTTTATGCGCTTCCGGAATTAAAAGAAGTGGGAGAATTTACTGTTTTTGACGGAGAAACTGAGCGTTCACCGATGGGGATTTCCATGTACAAAAATCCGAAAACAAATGAGATCTTTGTTATTGCAGGACGAAAGTCAGGACCCAGCGGAAGTTATCTCTGGCAGTATAAATTATCTGAAAAAGACGGAAGAATTACCGGTGAAGCAGTCCGAAAATTTGGAAAATACAGCGGCTTGAAAGAAATCGAAAGTATTGCGGTAGATGACGAACTGGGGTATGTTTATTATTCTGATGAACAATTCGGCGTACATCAATATTATGCAGATCCGGCAAAGGGAAATGAAGAGCTTTTGGTTTTTGGGAAAAATGATTTCAAATCAGATGTAGAAGGAATTTCTATTTATCCTACTTCGCCTTCTGAGGGGTATATTTTGGTTTCTAACCAGCAGAACAATACATTCAATGTGTATCTAAGAGAAAATCCTTCAAAAGGGAGGGTGGCAGAAATTCCTGTTTCTACCCTTGAAAGCGACGGTTCGGAAGTCACAAATGTTAATCTGGGGCCAAAATTTCCCAAAGGAATATTTGTTGCTATGAGCAATGGAAGGGTTTTCCATATTTATGACTGGAGAACCGTGGAAGAGAGGATCAAATCTCAGATGAAACCTTAA
- a CDS encoding transposase has product MNNFKNINIGALIKQRVSDYNMKTSRICNFFNINEKEIKEIYESKSLDVTIILKWSKLLEYDFFRIYSQHLILYAPPASDNMHKQRSENKAASIPEFRKNIYTIDLIYFILELIETGQKTKQQVIDEYRIPKTTLHSWINKYRR; this is encoded by the coding sequence ATGAACAATTTTAAAAATATAAATATAGGAGCTTTAATTAAACAAAGAGTCTCAGATTACAACATGAAAACTTCCAGAATCTGTAATTTTTTTAATATCAATGAAAAAGAAATTAAAGAAATATATGAATCCAAGAGCCTTGATGTCACAATAATATTAAAGTGGAGTAAGCTTTTGGAGTATGATTTTTTTCGAATTTACAGTCAGCATTTGATTCTCTATGCTCCGCCTGCTTCCGATAATATGCATAAGCAGAGATCAGAAAATAAAGCAGCCTCTATTCCTGAATTTAGGAAGAATATTTATACGATTGATCTTATATATTTTATTTTGGAACTTATAGAAACCGGGCAAAAAACAAAACAGCAGGTTATCGATGAATATAGGATACCGAAAACAACTTTACATAGTTGGATCAATAAATATAGAAGATGA
- a CDS encoding helix-turn-helix domain-containing protein: MTTFKKPNYKKIYEDILTLKFPGKKKYCQSILSKAELSVNDVIHINDIIFQKSDRTKASQNQKHRSYDMSYILEILDYQKKHQLNNSQLAAHFGLSRNTVTKWKKQVLV, from the coding sequence ATGACAACATTTAAAAAGCCAAACTATAAAAAAATATATGAGGATATTTTGACGCTGAAGTTTCCAGGGAAAAAAAAATATTGCCAGTCTATATTATCCAAAGCAGAACTTTCAGTAAATGATGTTATTCACATTAATGATATCATTTTTCAAAAAAGTGATAGAACAAAAGCTTCTCAAAATCAGAAACACCGCTCTTATGATATGTCCTATATTCTTGAAATCTTAGATTATCAGAAAAAACATCAACTGAATAATTCACAGCTAGCAGCTCATTTTGGACTCAGTAGAAATACTGTCACCAAATGGAAAAAACAAGTTTTAGTTTAA
- a CDS encoding MBL fold metallo-hydrolase: protein MKLKFLGTGTSQGVPVIGCTCEVCTSDNPKDKRFRSSVMINTEENRKILIDCGPDFRQQMLLNHENTVDITLITHEHNDHVIGLDDMRPLIFKSGKDMPIYCHHRVGNEIKNRFPYAFADVRYPGAPSFDLHEITNESFHVLDTDITPIEVAHYKISIFGYKFKNLAYITDASFISDTEKEKLKNLDVLILNCIRKFDPHPAHFILPDVIKLFDELKPEKLFLTHISHHLGLHDIEDKQLPDGMHLAYDGLEIEF from the coding sequence ATGAAGTTGAAATTTTTAGGAACTGGCACTTCTCAAGGCGTCCCCGTTATTGGCTGCACCTGCGAGGTCTGTACATCGGATAACCCGAAAGACAAACGCTTTAGATCTTCTGTAATGATAAATACAGAAGAGAATAGAAAAATCCTGATCGACTGCGGTCCGGATTTTAGACAGCAGATGTTGTTAAACCATGAAAATACGGTAGATATCACCCTTATTACCCATGAACATAACGATCATGTAATCGGTCTGGATGATATGCGTCCGCTTATTTTTAAAAGCGGAAAAGATATGCCGATCTACTGCCATCACCGGGTTGGAAATGAAATTAAAAATCGGTTTCCGTATGCGTTTGCAGATGTAAGATATCCCGGAGCCCCTTCTTTTGATCTGCACGAAATTACCAATGAATCTTTTCATGTATTAGATACTGATATCACTCCCATTGAGGTTGCTCATTATAAAATTTCAATTTTTGGATATAAGTTTAAAAATCTGGCCTATATCACGGATGCCAGTTTTATTTCTGACACTGAAAAGGAAAAATTAAAGAATTTAGATGTTCTTATTCTCAACTGCATCCGTAAGTTTGACCCTCATCCTGCTCATTTTATTCTACCGGACGTTATTAAACTCTTTGATGAACTAAAACCTGAAAAATTATTTTTAACTCATATCAGTCATCATCTGGGACTGCATGATATTGAAGATAAGCAGCTTCCAGACGGAATGCACCTTGCTTACGACGGATTGGAAATTGAATTTTAA
- a CDS encoding TonB-dependent receptor — MYQKLTPKQKALTINLDPTIYGTFAEIGAGQETVRHFFRAGGASGTIAKAMSAYDKDFSDAIYGKEVKNRYVTQNRLRKMLRYEVALIEERISRENNPNRKFFSYANTVTTINFDKTQRGHGWVGIRFQITENEDYNEIVIHVKFKENDATLQQETLGNLGVNLIFGAFTYYDNPRRLIESLYDDIATDNLEIDMIDFNGPAFAYVDNRLMSLQLVKNGMTDAVIFNSQGDNMLPADNLYKKNIFAVRGSFRPVTKVNIDMLQNGIDMFMKDAICTHDETEILIEITISNLRADGDIDERDFLDRVDILAKLGYTVIVSNFSEYYRLIDYFASYTNGNIGVAMGVNNLLMVFDEKYYKNLSGGILEAFGKFFRNGMRVYLYPYKDPETHELLDSSNLKVEENLKELYKYFKLNNRIVDIKNYNPEFLEIYSREILRKIACNIKGWENQVPEGVAEMIKERGMFGYKEELSFKQFS, encoded by the coding sequence ATGTATCAGAAACTAACTCCTAAACAAAAAGCATTAACAATTAATCTAGATCCTACTATTTATGGTACTTTCGCGGAAATTGGAGCAGGGCAGGAGACTGTTCGACACTTTTTTAGAGCAGGAGGAGCATCGGGGACAATTGCCAAGGCAATGTCAGCTTATGACAAAGATTTTAGTGATGCCATTTACGGAAAAGAGGTAAAAAACAGATATGTTACCCAAAACAGGCTTCGTAAAATGCTTCGATATGAAGTAGCATTAATTGAAGAAAGAATTTCTAGAGAAAACAACCCAAACCGGAAATTTTTTTCCTACGCTAACACCGTAACAACCATCAATTTTGATAAAACACAGCGGGGACACGGCTGGGTAGGAATTCGTTTTCAGATTACCGAAAATGAAGATTACAACGAAATTGTAATCCACGTTAAATTCAAAGAGAACGATGCGACATTACAGCAGGAAACACTTGGAAATCTTGGAGTGAATCTTATTTTTGGAGCTTTCACCTACTATGACAACCCCAGAAGGTTAATCGAATCTCTATACGATGATATAGCAACGGACAATCTTGAAATTGACATGATCGACTTCAACGGTCCTGCTTTTGCCTATGTTGATAATCGTCTGATGTCTTTACAGCTGGTAAAGAACGGCATGACGGATGCGGTAATTTTCAATTCTCAAGGAGACAATATGCTTCCTGCAGATAATCTCTACAAGAAAAATATTTTTGCAGTAAGAGGAAGTTTCAGACCTGTGACCAAAGTAAATATTGATATGCTGCAAAACGGTATCGATATGTTTATGAAAGATGCTATCTGTACCCATGATGAAACAGAAATTTTAATTGAAATTACCATTTCCAATCTTAGAGCAGACGGAGATATCGATGAAAGAGATTTCCTGGACAGAGTAGATATTCTGGCTAAATTAGGATATACCGTTATTGTTTCCAACTTCTCAGAATATTATAGACTTATCGATTATTTTGCTTCTTATACCAACGGGAATATTGGTGTAGCCATGGGAGTGAACAACTTATTGATGGTATTCGATGAAAAATATTATAAAAACCTTTCAGGCGGAATATTAGAAGCTTTCGGCAAGTTTTTCCGTAACGGCATGAGAGTATATCTTTATCCTTATAAAGATCCTGAAACCCATGAGCTTTTAGATTCTTCAAACCTGAAAGTAGAAGAAAATCTGAAGGAGCTTTATAAATATTTTAAACTCAATAACCGTATTGTAGATATTAAAAACTACAATCCTGAATTTTTGGAAATTTATTCCAGAGAAATATTAAGAAAGATTGCATGCAACATCAAAGGATGGGAAAACCAAGTTCCGGAAGGAGTTGCAGAAATGATAAAAGAGCGTGGAATGTTCGGATATAAAGAAGAACTTTCCTTTAAACAATTCTCCTAA
- a CDS encoding GAF domain-containing protein, whose product MSELKKRLSSILESPKHNTEEKLQKVCYLLDQEISYFNWTGFYFKNGDKNELILGPYVGAPTDHTIIPYGKGICGQVAVSNETFIVPDVHQQDNYLSCSIDTKAEIVVPIFKNGENIGQIDIDSHTLNPFTKEDLELLEWLCNEVSKIL is encoded by the coding sequence ATGTCAGAACTAAAGAAAAGACTGTCTTCTATTTTAGAAAGTCCAAAACATAATACTGAAGAGAAACTTCAGAAAGTCTGCTATTTACTGGATCAGGAAATTTCATATTTCAACTGGACAGGGTTCTATTTTAAGAACGGAGATAAGAATGAATTGATTTTAGGCCCTTACGTAGGAGCTCCAACAGATCATACCATTATTCCCTATGGAAAGGGAATCTGCGGTCAGGTAGCAGTTTCTAATGAAACTTTTATCGTTCCTGATGTTCATCAGCAGGATAATTATTTAAGCTGCTCTATTGATACCAAAGCAGAAATAGTAGTTCCTATCTTTAAAAACGGGGAGAATATCGGCCAGATCGATATAGACTCACACACACTGAATCCTTTCACCAAAGAAGATTTAGAATTATTGGAATGGCTTTGTAACGAGGTTTCCAAGATCTTATAA
- a CDS encoding helical backbone metal receptor translates to MKVISLVPSITEALFDLGLTENEVIGRTKFCIHPNEKVKNIPIIGGTKNLNIEKIKILQPDLILANKEENVKEQVEALMEDFKVTVTHVETIEDNYYLLKNLGNIFHKEETAKAYNLKIYEILNQTKINTKIKAAYLIWKNPYMTIGSDTFIHHILTEIGFENVFKDQTRYPEIQTEDLAEADVIMLSSEPFPFKEKHIEELKAFYPEKKIMIVDGEAFSWYGTHLAKCENYLKELVSEVYSY, encoded by the coding sequence ATGAAAGTTATTTCTCTCGTCCCCTCTATTACAGAGGCATTATTTGATTTGGGTCTAACTGAAAATGAAGTCATCGGAAGAACTAAATTCTGTATTCATCCCAATGAAAAAGTAAAAAACATACCGATTATCGGCGGTACCAAAAATCTAAATATTGAAAAGATCAAAATCCTGCAGCCCGATTTAATTCTTGCAAATAAAGAAGAAAACGTCAAAGAACAGGTAGAAGCGTTGATGGAAGATTTTAAAGTGACAGTAACTCATGTAGAAACCATTGAAGATAATTACTACCTGCTGAAAAATTTAGGAAATATCTTTCATAAAGAGGAAACGGCAAAGGCCTATAACCTGAAGATCTATGAAATTCTCAACCAGACGAAAATCAATACTAAAATAAAAGCAGCTTATCTGATCTGGAAAAACCCTTATATGACTATTGGGTCAGATACTTTTATCCATCATATTTTAACGGAAATAGGATTCGAAAATGTATTTAAAGACCAGACCCGCTATCCTGAAATTCAAACTGAAGATCTAGCCGAAGCAGACGTCATTATGCTGTCTTCCGAGCCTTTTCCCTTTAAAGAAAAACATATTGAGGAATTAAAAGCGTTCTATCCTGAAAAAAAGATCATGATTGTAGACGGAGAAGCTTTTTCATGGTATGGTACGCATCTCGCAAAGTGCGAAAATTATCTTAAAGAATTAGTTTCTGAAGTATATTCTTATTAA
- the mgtE gene encoding magnesium transporter → MNYTDELILNPADIAETLSGLPADKRLLEFLKVPKEYKAEVFSHLDPDFQEETIRSIGSDDVSEILNAMTPDDRTALFEDFPDELIKYSINHLNPQERRIALKLLGYHSDSIARLMTPYYIQIRKEWTVKKCLQQIKKVGKRVETMNHLYVVDERNRLIDDLALGSLLLAEEDTLVSELTDNHFVAITTMTSKEDAVTYFEKYDRTALPIITESGVLVGIVTIDDILDQIEQQNTEDIQKFGGLEALDLPYTQTSLIEMVKKRGMWLVILFFSEMLTASAMGFFEDEIQKAVVLALFVPLIISSGGNSGSQAATLIIRAMALQEIGLKDWWYVMKKEIFTGLFLGSILGIIGFLRIMIWHEAGFFNYGVHWAYVGLSVSVSLVLIVLWGTLSGSMVPFILKRLKLDPATSSAPFVATLVDVTGLIIYFSVAGLFLTGKLL, encoded by the coding sequence TTGAATTACACAGACGAACTTATCCTAAATCCAGCCGATATTGCCGAAACTCTCAGTGGACTTCCCGCTGATAAGAGGCTGTTGGAATTTTTGAAAGTTCCGAAAGAATACAAAGCTGAAGTTTTCTCTCATCTTGATCCAGATTTCCAGGAGGAAACCATCAGAAGTATTGGAAGCGACGACGTTTCCGAAATTCTTAATGCGATGACTCCGGATGACAGGACTGCCCTGTTTGAGGACTTTCCAGATGAATTGATCAAATATTCAATCAATCACCTTAATCCGCAGGAAAGAAGAATTGCCCTAAAACTTTTAGGATATCATTCAGATTCTATTGCTCGTCTTATGACTCCTTATTACATCCAGATCCGTAAGGAATGGACCGTAAAAAAATGTCTGCAGCAGATAAAAAAAGTCGGAAAAAGAGTGGAAACAATGAACCATCTGTATGTAGTGGATGAAAGAAACCGCTTGATTGATGATTTAGCACTAGGCAGTTTGTTACTGGCTGAAGAAGATACTTTGGTTTCTGAATTAACGGATAATCATTTCGTTGCCATCACAACAATGACTTCAAAAGAAGATGCCGTTACTTATTTTGAAAAATATGACCGAACTGCACTTCCCATTATTACTGAATCAGGAGTTTTAGTAGGTATTGTAACTATTGATGATATCTTAGACCAGATCGAGCAGCAAAACACGGAAGACATCCAAAAATTCGGGGGTCTTGAAGCTTTAGACCTGCCATATACGCAGACTTCTCTTATCGAAATGGTAAAAAAGAGAGGGATGTGGCTGGTGATATTGTTTTTCTCTGAAATGCTTACCGCTTCTGCGATGGGATTTTTTGAAGATGAAATTCAAAAAGCGGTTGTACTGGCTCTATTTGTTCCTTTGATTATTTCCAGTGGAGGAAATTCGGGTTCACAGGCGGCAACGCTTATTATCCGTGCTATGGCGCTTCAGGAGATCGGTTTAAAAGACTGGTGGTACGTCATGAAAAAGGAAATTTTCACAGGATTATTCCTGGGAAGTATTTTAGGGATCATTGGTTTCTTAAGAATTATGATCTGGCATGAAGCCGGTTTTTTCAATTACGGTGTTCATTGGGCTTATGTAGGCTTAAGTGTCAGCGTTTCCTTAGTATTGATCGTACTTTGGGGAACTCTTTCAGGATCTATGGTTCCATTTATTTTAAAGAGGTTAAAGCTTGACCCTGCTACTTCTTCTGCCCCGTTTGTAGCAACTTTAGTGGATGTTACGGGATTAATTATTTACTTCTCTGTTGCCGGACTTTTCTTAACCGGAAAACTTTTGTAA
- a CDS encoding pyruvate decarboxylase, with protein sequence MRKFITFTAVFTFLLFGTASMYAQKSALSDKIKKILYFNPEVEPDIEEIKEPTNHAFFSAVSDHVSGYNKNKMLRTEVEVAFDSIDKATIVDYCLNNDADFAIVPKVRYFKVGIGKYVFSNQVVVSMKLFDAAGNFITESDYDTYRKNMRLLGSAENSIKIGTNGAIKAILKKLRKIKPSSEAGF encoded by the coding sequence ATGAGAAAATTTATAACTTTTACGGCAGTTTTTACTTTTTTATTGTTCGGAACCGCTTCAATGTACGCACAAAAAAGTGCTTTATCCGATAAAATAAAGAAAATCCTATACTTCAATCCTGAGGTAGAACCTGATATTGAAGAAATAAAAGAACCTACCAACCATGCCTTTTTCAGTGCAGTTTCAGATCATGTAAGCGGTTACAATAAAAATAAAATGCTCAGAACTGAGGTGGAGGTAGCTTTTGACAGTATAGACAAAGCAACAATTGTTGATTACTGTCTAAATAATGATGCTGATTTTGCTATTGTTCCCAAAGTAAGATATTTCAAAGTCGGAATCGGAAAATATGTTTTCTCCAATCAGGTTGTAGTAAGCATGAAACTGTTTGATGCTGCAGGAAATTTTATTACTGAATCAGATTACGATACCTACCGCAAAAACATGCGTCTTCTAGGTTCCGCCGAAAATTCTATTAAAATCGGAACAAATGGTGCCATAAAAGCGATTTTGAAAAAATTAAGAAAAATAAAACCTTCTTCTGAGGCCGGTTTTTAA
- the rpsO gene encoding 30S ribosomal protein S15: protein MYLTTEKKQEIFTKHGKSAQDTGSAEGQVALFTFRINHLSQHLKANRHDFATERSLVKLVGKRKRLLDYLKNKDITRYRAIIAELGLRK from the coding sequence ATGTACTTAACAACAGAAAAAAAGCAGGAAATTTTCACAAAACATGGAAAATCTGCACAAGACACAGGAAGTGCTGAAGGACAAGTAGCTCTTTTCACTTTTAGAATCAACCACTTATCTCAACATTTAAAGGCTAACCGTCACGATTTCGCAACGGAAAGATCTTTGGTAAAATTGGTAGGTAAAAGAAAAAGATTATTAGATTATCTTAAAAATAAAGATATTACAAGATATAGAGCAATTATTGCTGAACTTGGTTTAAGAAAATAA
- a CDS encoding sugar MFS transporter, with amino-acid sequence MINKEVKSQSRNYTVPLVTITLLFFMWGFITCMNDILIPYLKQLFKLTFFESMLVQFCFFGAYFIGSLIYFLISIYKGDPINKVGYKKGILFGIFLAAFGCVLFYPAATFSYYPLFLGALFILGLGFTVLQITANAYVSLLGSEESASSRLNMTQAFNAFGTTIAPVLGGHLIFEFFSAADGSFSAVATRIPYLIFAGILLLVALLISRVKLPSFQTEEEEAVQGWGALKFNHLKFGVFAMFCYVGGEVAVGSFIISFLEQPQIMGFDEVISKNYLSIYWGGAMIGRFLGAISLNQSISQGKKAIYMLGAAALVFLVIFSIVNLTFAQISFFLVFIVLNFIAFFIGKAAPARTLSIFAAVNVVLLISAMINHGELAMYSILGIGIFNSIMFSNIYTLAISGLGKYTSQGSSLVVMAILGGAIVPIFQGYLADHFGVQHSFIIPVFCYLVILIFGAYCTKYLGHVKSTESKSGH; translated from the coding sequence ATGATCAATAAAGAAGTAAAATCACAAAGCCGGAATTATACCGTTCCGCTGGTTACCATTACCCTGTTATTTTTTATGTGGGGATTCATTACTTGTATGAATGACATCCTCATTCCCTATCTGAAACAGCTTTTCAAGCTCACCTTTTTCGAGTCTATGCTGGTACAGTTCTGTTTCTTCGGAGCTTACTTTATTGGTTCGTTAATCTATTTTTTGATTTCTATTTATAAAGGAGATCCTATTAATAAGGTAGGATATAAAAAAGGAATTCTATTTGGTATTTTCCTGGCCGCTTTCGGCTGTGTTTTGTTTTATCCAGCCGCTACTTTTTCTTACTATCCTTTATTTTTAGGAGCTTTATTTATTCTAGGACTAGGTTTTACCGTATTACAGATTACCGCTAATGCCTATGTTTCCCTTCTTGGATCTGAAGAATCAGCCTCAAGCCGTTTAAATATGACGCAGGCCTTCAATGCATTTGGAACTACGATTGCTCCGGTTTTGGGCGGTCATTTGATTTTTGAATTTTTCTCAGCGGCGGACGGATCTTTCAGTGCGGTGGCAACAAGAATTCCTTATTTAATTTTTGCCGGTATCCTTTTATTAGTGGCTTTATTGATCTCTAGAGTAAAACTGCCTTCTTTCCAGACAGAAGAAGAGGAAGCTGTACAAGGATGGGGAGCATTAAAATTTAACCATCTGAAATTCGGCGTATTTGCGATGTTCTGCTATGTGGGCGGAGAAGTAGCAGTTGGAAGTTTTATTATCAGCTTTTTAGAACAACCGCAAATCATGGGCTTTGATGAAGTCATCAGTAAAAATTATCTTTCAATTTATTGGGGAGGTGCTATGATAGGACGTTTTTTAGGCGCGATTTCTTTGAACCAGTCTATAAGCCAGGGCAAAAAAGCAATTTATATGCTTGGGGCTGCAGCGCTTGTGTTCCTTGTGATCTTCAGTATTGTTAATCTTACTTTTGCTCAGATCAGCTTCTTCCTTGTATTCATTGTCCTTAATTTTATTGCCTTCTTTATCGGAAAAGCAGCTCCTGCCAGAACATTATCTATTTTCGCGGCAGTGAATGTAGTTTTATTGATCTCAGCAATGATCAACCACGGAGAACTGGCGATGTACAGTATTTTAGGAATTGGGATTTTCAACTCTATTATGTTCTCTAATATTTATACACTGGCTATTTCAGGATTAGGAAAATATACCAGCCAGGGATCATCTTTAGTCGTAATGGCTATTTTAGGAGGTGCTATCGTCCCTATTTTCCAAGGTTATCTTGCAGACCACTTTGGCGTACAGCATTCTTTCATTATCCCTGTATTCTGCTATTTAGTGATTCTGATTTTCGGGGCTTACTGCACGAAATATCTAGGACATGTAAAAAGTACAGAATCTAAATCCGGACATTAA